The Candidatus Peribacteria bacterium region TGAAATTGCCGGTGTGCGGATTGAGAACGGCATCATAACGGAACAGACATTCAGCAGCTTCGTGAATCCTGAGCGCGAGATTCCGCTGGAAGCGCAGCGCATCAATCATATTTCCAATGACGACGTGATCAATGCACCGAGCATCATGACCGTCCTGCCGGAATTTCTGGAATTCAGCAAAGGCTCTATCCTCTTTGCGCACAACGCCGCATTCGACAAAGGCTTCCTCGAAAACGAAAAGGACTTCTGTTGGGGATACGTCGAGCTTCCGGAAATTCTCTGCACCATGCGCCTCAGCCAGAGCCTGTTCCCCACACAATTCCGTCACAACCTCGATATTCTGAGCCAGCGCTTTGAACTGCCGTTCGAAGGCGGCCGCCATCGCGCGTTGCCGGATGTGATCCAGACCGCGAAGATTCTGATAAAAATGCTGAATCACGGAAAAATTTCCTCGATGGATGAGCTCCGCAAAAGGGCGGGGATGGTACAGATGGCAGCACGCTAAGTATAGACTCCGAGCAGACTGTCGTCGTACAATATTGCTATGCCTGAAGTGGCCGATACAACAGCGAATGAAGGCAATCACCCTTTTGATCCCGCAACAGAGACATGGGAATCCCTCTGCAAGAATCCAGAGCGGTTTTATCAATTGTATCTTGCTAATGAAGAAAAGGGGGCGCAAGCGATGCGCGCGGTATCTATGACAGCAGCCAGCATTGCGACAATTGATAGCTTACATACTCTTTCATTTGAGGATTTTGTTCGTTGCTATGTGCACAATGAAGATATGGGGCGACATTTGTTCGGATCTTTGTCTGGAAACACGAAGCCAAGTCGACTGGTCGATTTTTTCCGAAAAAGTATAACCGGCATTGACGGCGATACAGATATCCTACGATATCAGTCCTAGCTTCAAATCTCATCGCTTTTCCCGTACACTGCCACCATCTTTGATTATGGCCAATTTACCAATTGTCACCGGCGCCGATACTCCTATTCTTCGCAGCAAAACGAAGAAAGTTCCGCAGGTCACAAAAGAACTTCTAAAGTTACTCAAGGATATGGAGGACACAACGATTGCCGCTGATGGACTTGGCCTGGCCGCCCCGCAGATCAACCGCACGGAACGCGTCTGCATTGTCCGCATGGGGAAGAAGCTCACGCCGCTCATCAACCCCGATATCACCTTCCGCAGTACCGATACTGAACTTGCAGAAGAAGGCTGCCTGAGTCTGCCCGATGTCTGGCTGCAGATCCCCCGCTCCGTTTCTATTGTCGTCAGTTACCTGAATGCCAAGGGTGAACAGCAGGAGCGCATGCTCGAAGGAATTGATGCACGCGTGGTGCAGCATGAGGTGGATCACCTGGAGGGAAAACTTATTGTGGATTACCCACAGAGCGGAAAGGCATTGTAAATTCTTATAGCTGCACAGGGACTGACCACCCCCGTCTGTGCAAAATACTGAGAAGTTTATGACGCACTCTTTCGCCGCGCCAACGTACAGTTGCCTCGTTGCGCCCTGTTTGTATTGCAAAGTCTTTGAAAGACTCATTATGCATCATGGCAAAAGCTAGTTTACGGTCAGTCTCATCATGTATTTCAGACAGGCACTGTTGCACCTCTTCTTCCTGCAAATGTTCTTCAAGTGAATCCTGGGCGATGGCAATCGCTCCAATGCTCAAATCAGTAGCGTTATCGGCTTCTCTGGAAATTGAGAATTTCTGCCTTTTTCTTTTCCGCAGAAGATCTAATGAATAATTGGCAATAATGAATACAAACCACGGCATGAAACGCTTACTGAAATCGAAAGCTCCACTGTGCTCTAAGGCCCGTATCCAGCACTCTTGGACAACATCCTGTGCCTGCTGCGGATCGGGCACCAATCGCAAGGCACGATACAAAGCGGCATCGCGGCATTCCCGTTCAAGAACATGAAAAGCCTGCTGATCACCATAACGGACATAACGGAAAAATAACTTAGACTGTTCATCAGGGATGTTCTCCTCAAGAATTG contains the following coding sequences:
- the def gene encoding peptide deformylase, translating into MANLPIVTGADTPILRSKTKKVPQVTKELLKLLKDMEDTTIAADGLGLAAPQINRTERVCIVRMGKKLTPLINPDITFRSTDTELAEEGCLSLPDVWLQIPRSVSIVVSYLNAKGEQQERMLEGIDARVVQHEVDHLEGKLIVDYPQSGKAL
- a CDS encoding sigma-70 family RNA polymerase sigma factor, with amino-acid sequence MESLLEQEVATPETTEEPQGSLDAHTVSQDMTVLVGPILEENIPDEQSKLFFRYVRYGDQQAFHVLERECRDAALYRALRLVPDPQQAQDVVQECWIRALEHSGAFDFSKRFMPWFVFIIANYSLDLLRKRKRQKFSISREADNATDLSIGAIAIAQDSLEEHLQEEEVQQCLSEIHDETDRKLAFAMMHNESFKDFAIQTGRNEATVRWRGERVRHKLLSILHRRGWSVPVQL
- a CDS encoding 3'-5' exonuclease, giving the protein MLPPLTVFDTETTGLDPKKGHRIVEIAGVRIENGIITEQTFSSFVNPEREIPLEAQRINHISNDDVINAPSIMTVLPEFLEFSKGSILFAHNAAFDKGFLENEKDFCWGYVELPEILCTMRLSQSLFPTQFRHNLDILSQRFELPFEGGRHRALPDVIQTAKILIKMLNHGKISSMDELRKRAGMVQMAAR